The Geoglobus acetivorans genome window below encodes:
- a CDS encoding thiamine pyrophosphate-dependent enzyme, translating to MKTVAEYLAEALIAAGVERAYGIVGTSVLDFYDALSAHSGKLEVITVRHEQTAVSAADAEFRSSGKLSCAIVHAGPGFLNSAISLGIAMKDRVPLLLISGGVKRRLRGTDAWLEVEQKSVADGLVKVYEVVNDENDLPEVLSKVYESMLTWPYGPGVIEIPEDLWGAELSLVKQVEPPQPQALGDVQETDNLIEKMKNAEQPAILACGELVRRPDFNPENLKVLSERFSAYVITSGNGRGAIPEDDAMCAGRVGFGGGSLTADRILEDCDFLLVLGNELDDVTTYGYTLIPRGDVVVISEDPSADVRPLYYTQIRADPAHVLNELAKKARHAETGDREEWVKRVRSYTDIWSSTLSSFSSKETKLVNPARFFDVLNEKLDRDRIVVGGQGTHVIFANNNLKVFSPGSYLAATNLGAMSYALPAGIGAKKANPERDVVVVAGDGEIMMTIQELETVKRENLNLKIVIVNDNSYRVLYIKQLLQKQGRVFQTILENPDFVTLSESFGIPAMRIDGNDQIEEGVEFIIQDGARLVELVIDRDEIPPLNLNATLKMGSV from the coding sequence ATGAAAACGGTAGCAGAATATCTCGCAGAGGCGCTGATTGCCGCGGGGGTTGAGAGGGCTTATGGCATCGTTGGGACCTCAGTCCTCGATTTTTATGACGCTCTATCTGCCCATTCCGGTAAACTCGAGGTTATAACGGTAAGGCATGAACAGACAGCAGTCTCTGCAGCTGATGCTGAGTTCAGAAGTTCGGGGAAGCTTTCATGTGCGATAGTACATGCCGGTCCGGGATTTCTCAATTCTGCAATTTCTCTGGGCATAGCAATGAAGGACAGGGTCCCTCTCCTCCTGATTTCCGGAGGTGTAAAGAGGAGGCTCAGAGGAACAGATGCGTGGCTTGAGGTCGAGCAGAAGAGCGTTGCAGATGGTCTGGTTAAGGTTTATGAAGTTGTAAACGACGAAAATGACCTTCCTGAGGTACTCTCAAAGGTTTATGAAAGCATGCTTACCTGGCCGTACGGGCCGGGAGTGATAGAGATTCCAGAAGACCTGTGGGGTGCCGAGCTATCGCTCGTCAAACAGGTTGAACCGCCGCAGCCGCAGGCTCTTGGAGATGTTCAGGAAACAGACAACCTTATTGAAAAAATGAAGAATGCCGAGCAGCCTGCAATTCTTGCATGTGGGGAGCTCGTCAGAAGACCAGACTTCAACCCCGAGAACCTGAAGGTTCTGAGTGAAAGATTCTCAGCATACGTGATAACATCGGGAAACGGCAGGGGAGCAATTCCTGAAGATGATGCGATGTGCGCCGGAAGGGTGGGATTCGGAGGAGGGTCGCTGACAGCTGACAGGATACTGGAAGACTGTGATTTTCTGCTTGTGCTGGGCAACGAGCTTGATGATGTAACGACATACGGCTACACCCTCATACCCAGAGGTGACGTTGTTGTCATCTCGGAGGACCCCTCTGCAGATGTGCGACCCCTGTATTACACCCAAATAAGGGCCGACCCGGCACACGTTCTCAACGAGCTTGCCAAGAAAGCCCGGCATGCTGAAACGGGAGACAGAGAGGAGTGGGTAAAAAGGGTCAGATCCTACACAGATATCTGGAGTTCAACGCTTTCGAGCTTCAGTTCCAAGGAAACGAAGCTTGTAAACCCGGCAAGATTCTTCGATGTTCTCAACGAAAAGCTCGACAGAGACAGGATCGTTGTGGGTGGCCAGGGGACACACGTTATATTCGCCAACAACAATCTGAAGGTTTTCAGCCCCGGCTCATACCTCGCAGCCACGAACCTCGGAGCCATGAGCTATGCCCTGCCCGCAGGAATAGGCGCCAAAAAGGCAAATCCAGAAAGAGATGTCGTGGTTGTTGCTGGTGATGGAGAGATAATGATGACCATTCAGGAGCTTGAGACAGTAAAAAGAGAGAATCTGAACCTGAAAATTGTGATAGTCAACGATAATTCGTACAGGGTGCTTTACATAAAGCAGCTGCTTCAAAAGCAGGGAAGAGTCTTCCAGACCATCCTGGAAAATCCTGACTTTGTCACGCTCTCGGAATCGTTCGGAATTCCGGCGATGAGGATTGACGGCAACGATCAGATCGAAGAGGGAGTAGAGTTTATAATACAGGATGGGGCAAGACTTGTTGAACTGGTCATAGACAGAGATGAGATACCTCCCCTCAACCTGAATGCAACGCTGAAGATGGGTTCAGTCTGA
- a CDS encoding NAD(P)-dependent oxidoreductase — protein sequence MTQEEYVVVSMSPLPESFVESLFAPFKSQLEGGLKIIGVFGKPRDEVLEILESADVVLGDYSFQMKIDGEMVEHMKKVRLIQQPSTGFDHIDLEACRKRGIPVANAGGANTASVAEWSVMAALMLMKRILYAHETTKNGEWAQWKLMDMGTFDLLGKTWGIIGFGRIGRETARRARAFGARIVYHDKFRNEQAESELEAEFSDLGKLLRMSDVISIHVPLTPETREMIGQKELRMMKPTAIFINPSRGELVDEGALARALKEKWIMGAAIDVYSKEPPDEDHPLLKLAREAKANLLLTPHIAGANADARARIIQHSVQNILRVLAGGQAESVVNM from the coding sequence ATGACACAGGAAGAGTATGTTGTCGTTTCCATGAGTCCGCTGCCGGAGTCTTTTGTGGAGAGCCTATTTGCACCATTTAAAAGCCAGCTGGAAGGAGGCCTGAAAATCATAGGGGTGTTCGGGAAGCCGAGAGACGAGGTGCTCGAAATTCTCGAAAGCGCAGATGTTGTGCTTGGGGACTACAGTTTTCAGATGAAAATTGACGGGGAGATGGTCGAACACATGAAAAAAGTCAGGCTGATTCAGCAGCCGAGCACGGGTTTTGACCACATAGATCTCGAGGCATGCAGAAAGCGTGGGATTCCCGTCGCAAATGCAGGTGGCGCAAACACAGCAAGTGTTGCCGAGTGGTCAGTCATGGCAGCCCTAATGCTTATGAAGAGAATTCTCTACGCTCACGAAACAACGAAAAATGGAGAATGGGCGCAGTGGAAGCTCATGGACATGGGCACGTTTGACCTCTTGGGCAAAACATGGGGGATCATTGGTTTCGGACGGATTGGGAGAGAGACTGCCAGAAGGGCAAGGGCTTTCGGTGCAAGAATCGTATACCACGACAAATTCAGAAACGAGCAGGCCGAGAGCGAGCTTGAGGCCGAGTTCTCAGACCTCGGAAAGCTTTTGAGAATGAGCGACGTCATTTCCATCCACGTTCCCCTGACTCCCGAAACCAGGGAAATGATCGGCCAGAAGGAGCTCAGAATGATGAAACCAACGGCCATTTTCATAAACCCATCGAGAGGCGAGCTTGTGGATGAAGGAGCTCTTGCCAGAGCATTGAAGGAGAAGTGGATCATGGGTGCTGCAATTGACGTGTATTCTAAGGAGCCTCCAGACGAGGACCACCCGCTGCTGAAACTTGCGAGGGAGGCAAAGGCTAACCTGCTCCTGACACCCCACATAGCCGGAGCAAATGCGGATGCGAGGGCGAGAATCATTCAGCACAGCGTTCAGAACATACTGAGGGTGCTTGCCGGTGGTCAGGCTGAATCGGTCGTGAACATGTGA
- a CDS encoding ATP-binding protein, translating into MDKVTLAFLITAILISSVISAAITVAYINLDTYTTHFSNQIEEKMKTKVNSIEKLLNSKIDAQKKEFMFVASHREVSSFFDRFARAKMSGSLNPPYPSEFGNDSKYRRLIELFLSVGNSSDDIEMLRIFWKDGYVVAGTVYEREDFFDYKGDKKWFEETISGNVSDIYISPINIARHTKTPAIRYTMPLYYDGQVSGLLIANYNFEKSFSIIKELYKNGSEHIFIVDPHYENAEGEILGPRFIVNTVDPSREFNESCPVCPLLNLADFQDKEGFVKFSYGNETEFYGYYKWARLKNGRDYLIISAVKSDVLTGLLYESYRGAMISAIGIAGIFGILGLVLSNFILRPIEDLIQKSRLISKGLYEMKIGPRRDYKEARLLSEAIGEMKENLYKYSKRLEEYGDGVRLVNSIIRHDIANHLTSALIYLEMYEETGEKDYLTKLEASLERLKRVLDVSRVLEAVLREGEKREVNLRDVLTKVGRLYPEIEINVEGDCRVNVDSGIEVVFDNLIQNSIKHGNASRVDIRIEETPDYCIIEYHDNGRGIPDEIADKIFEPGFSTSGGGFGLYIVKLMLTRYDGEITIERSEQGARFVIRIKK; encoded by the coding sequence ATGGACAAAGTTACTCTCGCATTTTTGATCACCGCCATTCTCATATCCTCCGTAATTTCGGCTGCAATTACGGTTGCTTACATCAATCTGGATACATATACCACACATTTCAGCAATCAGATTGAAGAAAAGATGAAGACCAAGGTGAACTCTATTGAGAAACTTCTCAACAGCAAAATAGATGCTCAGAAGAAGGAGTTCATGTTTGTCGCATCACACCGGGAGGTTTCTTCTTTTTTCGACAGGTTCGCCAGAGCCAAAATGTCCGGAAGTTTGAACCCTCCGTATCCTTCCGAATTCGGTAACGATTCCAAATACCGTCGATTAATCGAACTTTTCCTGTCGGTGGGCAATTCGAGTGATGACATTGAAATGCTGAGGATTTTCTGGAAGGATGGCTATGTGGTTGCAGGGACTGTTTACGAGCGGGAGGATTTTTTTGATTACAAGGGCGATAAAAAGTGGTTTGAGGAAACTATTTCCGGCAACGTGTCTGACATCTACATATCTCCGATAAACATTGCGAGACACACGAAAACACCGGCTATAAGGTACACAATGCCCCTCTACTATGATGGTCAGGTAAGTGGTCTGTTGATTGCAAATTACAACTTTGAAAAGTCTTTTTCGATTATTAAGGAGCTTTACAAGAACGGGTCTGAACATATTTTCATTGTCGATCCGCATTATGAAAATGCCGAGGGTGAAATTCTCGGGCCGAGGTTCATTGTGAATACTGTCGATCCGTCCAGAGAATTCAACGAATCCTGTCCGGTGTGTCCTCTGCTGAACCTCGCTGATTTTCAGGATAAAGAGGGTTTCGTTAAATTCTCTTACGGCAATGAGACCGAGTTTTACGGGTATTACAAGTGGGCCAGACTCAAGAACGGAAGGGACTATCTCATTATCAGCGCCGTGAAGTCGGATGTTCTTACCGGGCTTCTCTACGAGTCCTACAGAGGTGCGATGATAAGCGCAATTGGTATAGCGGGAATATTTGGTATACTGGGACTTGTTCTCTCGAACTTCATTTTAAGGCCTATCGAAGACCTCATTCAGAAATCCAGGCTAATATCCAAGGGACTGTATGAAATGAAAATCGGTCCGAGAAGAGATTACAAGGAAGCGAGGCTGCTTTCGGAGGCCATTGGTGAAATGAAAGAAAACCTGTACAAGTATTCCAAAAGGCTTGAGGAGTATGGGGACGGAGTCAGGCTTGTTAATTCCATAATCAGGCACGACATAGCAAACCACCTCACCTCGGCACTGATATATCTTGAGATGTACGAGGAGACTGGAGAGAAAGACTATCTCACAAAGCTTGAGGCGTCACTTGAAAGGCTGAAAAGGGTGCTGGACGTATCGAGGGTTCTGGAAGCGGTTCTCAGGGAGGGCGAGAAAAGAGAGGTTAATCTCAGAGATGTGCTGACGAAGGTGGGCCGCCTTTATCCTGAAATTGAAATCAATGTGGAGGGCGATTGCAGGGTTAATGTTGATAGCGGAATAGAGGTCGTGTTTGACAACCTCATACAGAACTCCATAAAACATGGAAATGCTTCCAGAGTGGACATACGGATTGAGGAAACGCCAGATTACTGCATAATCGAGTATCACGACAATGGAAGAGGTATACCTGATGAAATCGCAGATAAAATCTTTGAACCTGGTTTCAGCACGTCTGGAGGCGGGTTTGGACTGTACATTGTGAAGCTCATGCTCACGAGGTATGATGGTGAAATTACCATTGAGAGATCAGAGCAGGGGGCAAGATTTGTCATCAGAATTAAAAAATAA
- a CDS encoding MIP family channel protein codes for MTLVKKCVSELVGTALLVYFGAGSAVITLMISNKAQTPNEFNIGIGALGGLGDWLAIGMAFALIISAVIYSLGRVSGAHINPAVTIALWATKRFPSSEVAPYIVAQLIGASLGSILFLASVGSNAALIGGMGATAPFPGISYGQAIITEAIGTFVLMMVIMGVAVDERAPPGFAGLIIGLTVGGIIVTIGNITGSSLNPARTFGPYLVDSMYGINLWQYFPIYIIGPILGAVAAAFLYDYLAGK; via the coding sequence ATGACGCTTGTAAAGAAGTGTGTCTCCGAGCTTGTGGGAACCGCTTTGCTCGTTTATTTCGGTGCAGGTTCAGCAGTAATCACACTCATGATCTCCAACAAAGCCCAGACGCCAAACGAATTCAACATAGGGATTGGTGCCCTGGGTGGACTTGGGGACTGGCTCGCCATAGGGATGGCCTTCGCGCTGATAATATCTGCCGTCATATACTCGCTGGGGAGGGTTAGTGGTGCCCACATCAACCCTGCCGTAACCATTGCGCTCTGGGCAACGAAAAGATTTCCGAGCTCTGAAGTTGCACCGTACATCGTTGCGCAGCTGATTGGTGCGAGCCTTGGCAGCATTCTCTTCCTGGCAAGTGTCGGGAGCAACGCAGCCCTTATCGGGGGTATGGGTGCCACCGCACCGTTTCCGGGGATAAGTTATGGCCAGGCCATCATTACAGAGGCCATTGGAACATTCGTGCTGATGATGGTCATAATGGGTGTCGCCGTGGATGAACGTGCCCCACCAGGATTTGCAGGGCTTATAATAGGACTGACAGTCGGAGGAATAATCGTAACAATCGGAAACATAACAGGCTCATCACTGAACCCTGCGAGAACCTTCGGGCCTTACCTCGTGGATTCAATGTATGGCATAAACCTCTGGCAGTACTTCCCGATATACATCATCGGTCCGATACTGGGGGCAGTTGCTGCAGCATTCCTTTACGACTACCTGGCAGGCAAGTGA
- a CDS encoding DUF2180 family protein, with product MKCYICKEQGKDTEAVAICIVCGMGVCMEHLVRKDVELWKGDYPFPSRKLKKTVPRILCSICNEAYEEG from the coding sequence ATGAAATGTTATATTTGTAAAGAGCAGGGGAAAGATACCGAGGCTGTTGCTATCTGCATTGTTTGCGGAATGGGAGTCTGCATGGAGCATCTTGTCAGGAAGGACGTTGAACTCTGGAAAGGAGACTACCCCTTCCCATCAAGAAAGCTGAAAAAGACCGTGCCAAGAATTCTGTGCTCCATCTGCAATGAAGCGTACGAGGAGGGCTGA